The window CTGCCCGGCGGTGGGCCACGTGGGCGCGGCCCGCGACATGTTAACCGCGCCACTGGGTCTCATGCCGAAAACTACCCACGCGTTAGGTTCGGGAAGCTGACCGCAGAGCCCGACCGCTGGCGACCGGTATCGCACGTTGGCCTCGGAGCCGCAGGGCCGGACACCCCGACATCCGGTGTTCCCGACCGAGGAATGGACCCGTGACCAGCAACCGCACCACCCCTGCGCCGACGTCGACCACCGCGCCGCCGGTGCGCTTCCACGGCTGGCGCATCGTCGGGTACGCCAGCGTCGCGCTCGCGATGACCGCCCCCGGCCAGACCCTCGCCGTGTCGGCGTTCATCGACCCGATGATCGCCGACCTGGGAATGACCCGGTCCACCGTCTCCACGGCCTACCTGGTCGGCACCCTCGCCGGTGCCGCCGCACTGCCCGGCATCGGCATCCTGATCGACCGCTACGGCGTCCGCCGCTGCATGGCGGTCATCGGCGCGGTGTTCGGCACCGTACTCATCGCTCTCTCACTCGTCACCGGGATCGTCGGCCTGACCGCCGGATTCGTCGGCATCCGCCTCGCCGGCCAAGGCGCCCTCGGCATCGCCGCCACCACCGTCACCGCGCACTGGTTCCTACGCCGACGCGGCACCGCCCTCGCCATCGTCTCCGCCGTCGGCACCACCGGTATCTCCCTGGCACCGCTCCTCCTCGAACGCCTCATCGCACTCCAGGGCTGGCGCACCGCGTGGCTGATCGAAGGGCTGGTGGTCTGGGCCGTCGTCATCCCCATCGCCCTGCTCGGCATCCGCGACCGGCCCGCCGACGTTGGCCAGTTCGTCGACGGCCAGCCACCCACCAGGGCCGGCGGGGACAGCGGACCGGTCGGCGTTACCCGGGCCAGGGCGCTGCGGACGCCGTACTTCTGGATCCTCGCCGCAGCGGTCGCCACCGCCGGCATGCTCACCACCGCCGTCGGCTTCCACCAGATCAGCCTGCTCACCGAACGAGGACTGAGCACCACCGCCGCAGCCGCGAACTTCCTGCCGCAGACCGTCGCCGGACTCGCCGCCACCCTGCTGGTCGGCCCGCTCGTCGACGGCCGGCACCCGCGCGCCCTGCTCGCGATCGCGATGGCCGGCCTCGGCACGGCGCTGACCTGGGCGACGCTGGTCACGCCAGGCTGGTCCGCGATCGGCTTCGGCGTCACCATCGGGGCCGCCTCCGCCGCCATCCGTACGGTGGAGACCGCGCTCACGCCCCGGCTGTTCGGCACCAGCCACCTCGGCGCCATCCGGGGCGCGCTCACCGCGATCAACGTCGGCTCCACCGCCTTCGGTCCGCTGCTGTTCGCCCTCGTCCACGACGCCACCGGCAGCTACCAGGCCGCCCTGCTCGGCTGCGCCGCCCTACCGGTGGCGGTCGGGCTCACCGCCCTGACCACCCCACTACCCACACCCCCCGCCAACGGCGACGCACCCACACCGACCCACACCGACCCACACCAACAGCGACCAAAGCGACGAATGACACCGGCGGGAGCCTCTCCCGGCAGCCGTAGCCACGAGATTTCGACTCCTCCCGACGGACTCCGGTCACCAACCAAGGCTGCACATGCCGGAAAACCGTGGATAAGAAACCACGAATCGGTACGGTCCTCGTATGGCCGGTGCCGCTGAGCCGCACGGCAAGGCTCCCCGCCTAGCCAGACCACTGACTGCTGCCCGCAGCAGGACCACCGCCGAGATACGACAACGAGGCGCCCGCGTCCACGCCAACCTGCTCCTCGCCCTCCAAGCGGGCCTCGCCGCAGCCCTGGCCTAGCCCGAGTCGGTACACAAGGATCGACGGTCAGCTCTCTGTCGCCCACCGGTCCGCCCAGAGCCGGTCGGCCAGCCCCACCGCCATGAGACCGAGCCCCAGCCCCAGCCACAACGACGCGGTGGCGCCGTTACCGCCCAGCCAGTTGTTCCCACTCCCCCAGACCGGAACCTGGACGACCGCAGCGGCCACAAAGACCGCCCCGGTGGCCGCCGCGGCCAACCGGCGACGGGTCAGGCCAGCGACGATCGCAACCAGGCCTAGGCCGATCGCCGCCGCAAGGCTCAACGACCAGGGACGCAGCTCGATCACCGCGTATCTACCGTGGGCCTGGGCGAGCCCGACGCTGAGCAGGGACACCGCTCCCAGCGCCACGGCGGCACGGTCCACGCCCGCACCACCGCCGCCGGCCACCCGCCCGCTCATGACGCACGCCCCAAGAGGCGGGCCCACCGACCGGGCGATGTGACCCACCGGGGCCGCAGCACGCCGTCGACCCCGGCGAACCGGCCAGCCGCAGCGGCGAACAGGGTCGCGTGAACCAGGATCATGAGCAGGTACGACCATACCCACTCGTGCGGCGCGTTCAGCGCCGACAACATGATCGCGATTGTCTGCGCGATGCCGACCAGCGCCCAGAACCGGGTGGCCAGCCCGATCAGCAGGAAAGCGCCGAGCGATGCCTCGGTCACCAGTACCAACCAGCCGAACGGCGCGAAGTTGGGCAGCACCACATGCTCCACCAGCCACGAGTACGGCGGAAACACAGGGAACTCGACCGCGTAGGAGGTCCACAGGTACAGGCCAGTGGGTGAGTCTCCCTCGCCAAAGTGTGGCGGCCGCTTCCACCCGGCGTTCTGGATCCACAGCAGTCCAACCGCGATGCGCACCACCGCTATCACACCTCGACTCAGCCGAGACGCCGCCAACGGACTGGGCGGCTCGCCCGTCTGGGGCAGCGGCGTTCCGGCTGCTGCATCGGCAACCATGATGACCCCTCCACAATCTGATCGTTGTCTGTCCGCTCAGCAAACACCGTTACGAGCTGGTGTAACAGCGCGAAATGCTTACAGACTGCTGACCATCGCGGTCATGACGCCCGCAGCGCGCGGCGAAGGCGACGCCCGAAGAGTTCGCTGGCGACGCTCAGGGCGAACGAGACGATGAGCAGCGTCGTGACCGCAGGAAAGCGGAACGCCGCGAGGTTCTCGGCGAGCAGGCGTCCGAGACCGGCGGCGCCGACGACGCCGACGACGGCGGTTTCCCGGATACAGACTTCAAATCGATAGAGGGTGTACGTGGCCAGGTGGTGTGCTGACGGCGGGACGACGGCCGCTACCGAGGCGAGCCATCCTGGCGTCCCGATGGCGCGCAGGGCGTGGCTGGGGCGGGTGTCCACGCTTTCCCACGCCTCAGCGACCAGTCGTCCCAGGATGCCGCCGGTATAGAGGCCCAGGGCCAGCGCGCCGGGTAGCACACCGGGGAAGAACACGAGCAGCGCTATCACGGCCCACACCGTCGGCGGTACGGAACGCAGGACCAGCAGCAGCGCGCGGGCGGCCCACCAGAGCGCGCCGCGCAGGAGCCGGCGGACGGGCCGGGCGTGCTCGTCCATGGCGGCGTGCCGGGCGCGCATTGCCCACGGGCCGGCCGCCATCGTGATGACCACGGCCACGGCCATCGCCAGTATGGCCATCGCCACGGTGTCCGGTACGGCGTCGCCCAGCGCCGGCCACCCGCCGGGCGGGAGCGCCGGGGGCCACATGTCGTCCAGCAGCCGGCCGGTCAGTTCCCGGGTGCGCGGTGAGGTCAGACCCGACAGCGACACCTCTGAGGCCAGCCAGGCGACGATCAACCCCGGGACCACCACGGCGGCGGACCACCGGGCCCATCGGGACCGGGCAGGTCGGGCGGAGCCGCGCCGTCCGCTTCCCAGGCCTGCGGACCAGTCGGAGCAGGTGACCACGGCCCGATCGCGGCGCAGCCGGGTGCTCCACAGGTCCGCGGCCGCCGACAGCAGCAGGACGACCCCGACGAGGGTCCACACCTCGTCCCAGTTGCGCGACTGGAGGCTGACCACCAGCTCCTGGCCGAGCCCGCCGACCCCGACCACGCCGAGGATCACCGCCGAACGGATGGCGCACTCGAAACGGTAGAAGGAATAGGACAGCAGCAGCGGTGCCGCTGCCGGAAACAGACCGTACGCCAGGGCCGGCGCCGGCCGGGCTCCCGCGTTGCGCAGGGCGAGCAGCGGACCGGACGGCACGCCGTCAAAGGTTTCCGCGAAGACCTTCGCGGTCTGGGCGCCGAACGGAATGGCGATCGCCAAGACAGCGGCCAGCGGGTCGAGGCCGAGCACGCTGACGAGCAGCAACGCCCAGACCAGTTCGTGGACGGAGCGGGCCGCTACGAGCACTCCCCGTACCAGTAGGCGCAACAACCGCGCTGCAGGCGGGGGACGCCCGTTCCACGCGGCGTCGCTGAGCACGAGCCCGCCGGGCAGGCCGATCACCAGCGCCCCGGCGGTACCGAGCGCCGCGAAGATCAGGGTCACCACGGCGGCGTCGAGCACCACGGCGAGGAAGTCCACAGACAACTGCGGGTGCAGCGCTGCGGCGAGCAGGTCCCCGACGAGGGAAAGCCCGCCCCGGTTCACCACCTCGGTGCCGGCGGGCACCGCCTGCCGCCAAGACCAGACGAGCGGTACCACCACCAGCAGCAGTCCCGCCAGCCGCCGGGTGGCGACCGTCCGGCCGGTCACCCGGCGTGCTGGCGCAGCAGCGGTCCGGACAGGCTCGCGGATGGCATCGACCTGGAGCGTCACGTCAGCGTGTAAAGGTCGTCGAGGACGCGGTCGTCGAGGCGGTCGGTGGGCAGGTCGAAGACCAGCCGACCGCCGCGCAGCCCGACCGCCCGGGTGCAGTGTCGTCGGGCCAGCTCGGGCTGGTGCAGGCTGACCACGAGTGTGACCGGCCGGTCCGGGGCGCACAGCAGCCCCAGGATCCCAGCGGCCAGGGTGGGGTCCAGGCTCGAGACCGGTTCGTCGGCGACCACGAGCTCAGGCTCCTGCAGCAGCAGCCGGGCTACGGCGACGCGCTGTCGTTCACCGCCCGAGAGCCGTTCGGTGCGTTCGTGGACCGCCCACGAGAGCCCAACCCGGTCCAGTGCCTGCAGGGCTGCTGCGTCGGCGCGCGGCCAGGCCAGCGCGGCCAACGCGCGCAGGCTGCTCCATCGGCCGAGCCGTCCTCCGTTCACGTTGTGCAACACCCTGACCTGATCCACCAGATCCAGGCGTTGGGAGACCGTGCCGATGCGCCGCTGGACCGAGCGCAGCCGCGCCGGCGGCACGCCGGCCAGCCGCGTGTCCAGCACCTCGACCTCACCGGACGTGGCGGGAATTGATCCGTTGAGCAACGACAGGAGGGTGCTCTTGCCGGCACCGCTGGCACCGAGGATCGCCAGCCGCTCGCCTGCGCGGACCGTCAGGTCGATATCGGCTACCGCGTCGTGCGAGGCGAACCGCCGACCTGCCCCACGGAGGACGACGACAGGAGGCGGCATGGTCATGCCAACAGCCCCAGCTCGCGGGCGACGGACTCGATCTGGTCGTAGTTCGCGTCTGTCGTCGCGACGAAGGACTCGGCGCCGAAGAGACGTAGGATGTCCGCGTCCTCCGGCTCGGACACGTCAAGGCCCAGGAGCATGTCGGTGATCGACTGTGTCGTACCCGTACCGAACTGGGCGTCGAGGTCGGGACGCGCCAGCCAGTGGTAGTCGGCGTATCCGGGCGTGCGCCACAGCACCACGACGTCGCCGAGGTCGACCTCTCCCGCCTCGTTCGTGGCCTTCCAAACCTGCTCATTGACCGTGCCCACTTCGAAGCTGCCGGAGGCGACGGCCTCAATCGTGGCGTCGTGGGAGCCGGAGAACCCTGGCTTGCCCTTGAGCTCGGCCTGGTCGAGGCCACCCTCCCGCATGAAATGCTGCGGCATCAGCCGACCCGAGGTGGAGGTCTCGCTGCCGAAGGTCAGGGTGTGACCGGCGAGGGCACGCAGCCCCGCGACATCCTCGAACGGCGCCAGACCCGACGCCGTGGTCGCGATGAACAGACTGTGGAAGTCCTGGTCGATGTCGCGCTGGGCGATGGCGGTCGCCCCGTCGACCCGGTTGCGGGCCTGCACCCCGGTCAGGCCGCCCATCCAGGCGAGGTGGATGTCACCAACCTCGAAGGCCCGCACGACCGCGGTGTAGTCGGTGACCGGACGGTATACCACCGTGTGCCCCGTGGCGCTCGCGAACCGTTCCGCGAGCGACGGGTACAGGCGGTTCAGCAGCTCGGGATCCTGATCGGGGATCGCGGAGATGTTCAAGGGACCTGCGGCAGCCTCACCACCTGGCTGCTCGCCGCCCCCGTCGCCGCAGGCGGCGAGCAGGAGTAGACCAGCGGACCCGACGAACAGGCTACGGCGATCGACGGCGGGCATGGGGCCTCCCAAGGGAGATCGTTGGTGGGAATCGGATCGTGTGGCCGCGCGTCGCGGCGGCGGTCGCGTGGGCGCGGCCTCAGGCGCAGCGGAACACTTCACGACCCGATCGGGCCGCCGCGTCCTGCACAGCCAACGTGTCGCGCACCACGCCGAAGACCTCCGTGAGCGGCAGGGGCGCGTCCGCGATGCGCATGTGGGAATTGGTCACCGCCACCGGATGCCACCAGGCGCCGTCAGCGGTAATCGTGGGCTCGGGCTCCAGGGTGTCGATCGACACATGAACCCCGGTGTCGGCAAAGCCTTCCCGGGCGACCGGTCGGATCAGGCGGTCGTCCCGTGCGATGCCTTCTGCATCCAGCCTGCGGTGCAGGGCCGCCACGCCTGCGGCATCCTCCTCGTACAGCGTCGCCGCAACCCGGACCCGGAAACCGAGCGTGCTGGCGAGCCCGATTCCGTCCAGCGCCCGCGCCCAGGACCCTGCAGCACGCTGGCGGTCGTGCAGATCCGGCGTTGCCGAGTCGAGACTGACCTGCATCGTCACGGACCGGTCCAGCGACTCCAGCAGCTCACGTCGCCGACCACGGCCGAAGATCATGGCGTTGGTCAGGATGGTGCGCTCCAACCCCGCTGCGGCGTCCACGAGCTCGCCCAGCTCTGGGTGCATGAACGGCTCCCCGCCGGTCAGGAGCAGCTCACGGCCGCCCAGCGAGCGAAACTCGGCAAAGACGTCTCGGGCCACGTCGGGCTCCAGTCGCCGGGCCGCAGCGCGTGGAGATGACTCGGCACAGCAGTACGCGCAGGCCAGATTGCAGTCGAAGTTCGTATATGCCCAGAGCCGCCGTCCCACCGGCGTACGCTCTCCCTGGCTGAACGTCGTCGCCGACGCGGCGGCCGATCCGGCCTTGCGCACCGCGAACCACCACGGCCCGTCCGGCGTCTCACTCACCTGCGCGTCGACGTCGTGGCCCACCAACTCGGCCCAGACCGGCAGATCGACGACCACGCTGGGTTCCGCACTGCGTACACCTAGTAGTTGCCCTGGCTCCAGACGGCGCATCGCCCGCGTGATGAGCAGCAACAGGCCGCTGCCGCAGTCCATGTCGCCGCCGTCCACGATGGTGGCGACAGCTCCGGCCGGAGTCGATGACCTCGAAGAGGGGTCGGCGTGAGGCATTCCCTCACCCTAGACAGGCGGAACGCGAACAGATCTTACGATTCTGTGAGCTTGTGGTTGGGCCGCAACCACCCCTGGACTAGCGTGTCTTGCATGTCAGAACCAGCCCGACCCGCCGACCCGAACTCCCGCAGGGACTACTGGGAGGGTGTACACGAGTCCAAGGACGTCGACGCCGTGTCCTGGTGGCAATCAGTGCCCGAGTTGTCGCTCGGACTCGTGGACACCGCCGGGGTCGGCCACGACGATCCGATCATCGACGTCGGCGCCGGATGGTCCACCCTTGTCGACTACCTCGTCGATCGTCAGTACCGCGACCTCACGGCCATCGACCTGTCCGCGACCGCACTCAACACGGTCCGTGACCGCCTTGGTTCCGCCGGCGACCACGTCGTCCTCCAGGTCGCCGACGTCCTCGACCTGCACCCGAACCGGACCTACGCGCTCTGGCACGACCGGGCCGTCTTCCACTTCCTCATCGAACCCGAGGAACGCGCCGACTACCTCAGCTCCCTCGAACGCTGCCTAGACCCCGGTGGCCGGGTAATCGTGGCCACCTTCGGGCCGGACGGACCCAAAACCTGCAGCGGACTACCGATTGTGCGCTACACGCACCAGGAACTCGCCGCCCAGTTCCCGACCTACGAGCTGCTAGCAACCAGCGGAGAGGACCACGTGACGCCCTGGGGCAGCATCCAGCAGTTCACCGCAGTTCTGCTGTGCCGCCCGCAGTGAGACCCTTGTCGCGCCTGCGTACGTGAAAGGGGGCGGCAAGCGTCAACAGGGCTCCCCTTCGCGGTGAGCTTGCGCTTCAGACGCGCCGTTCGTGCCTCATCGGTGGCCAGCGGCCCGCGCGTTCACCTTCGTCATGACGCGGTCGAGCGCGTCCAACTCTTCGGGCTCAATGAGGTCGAAGAAGTGCCGCCGCACGGTGGCGACGTGGTTGGGGACGGCGGCCGCCATGACCCGCTCGCCGCGTTCGGTGAGGGCCACGACCTGGCCGCGCCCGTCCGAGGCGGCCTCGCGCCGCTCCACCAGTCCCCGGGTGGACATCCGGGTGACATGTTTGGATAGCCGCGCCTTGTCCCAACCAATGGCCTCGGCAAGGTCTCGCGCCCGCATCCGGCCGGCTGGGGCCTGCGAGAGTCGGGCGAGGACTTCGAAGTCGCTGACCGAGAGCCCGTCTCGTGCGAGACCGTACGCCAGGGCGGCCTCCAGGTCGCGGCGCATCGTCACGAAGGCTTCCCAGGTCCTCCGCTCCCGTTCGTCGAGTACGGATGGCTTCTCCACGTGTCTACCCTAACAAGCAGGTTGCCATGGCAACCAGTTTGCGATGTACTGGTTGCCATGGCAACCAAAGTGGGTCGCTAATCCGAAAGGACCCCGATGAACATCGCACTGTGGGCCGTCGCCGGCCTCCTCTCCTTCCTCTTCGCGGCCGCCGGTCTGGTAAAGCTCGCCCGCCCCAAGCCCGCGCTCGGCACCCAGAACGGCATGGGATGGGTCAAGGACCACCATGCGGCGACCGTCAAGGCCATCGGCGCCTTCGAGGTCGCAGCCGCGACCGGACTCGTGCTCCCAGCCCTGCTCGGCATCGCCCCCGTCCTGACCGCCTGGGCCGCAGCCGGACTCGCACTCCTGATGGCGGGTGCGATCGCAGTCCACCTGCGTCGCGGCGAGACCCGCTTCATCGTCGTCAACGCCGTCCTACTCTGCCTGGCCGCGTTCGTCGCCTGGGGGCGCTTTGGCCCCCACTCCTTCTGACCGATACCTGAGGAGACCAACATGACCTCGATCATCGTCGTCGGCGCCGGACCCACCGGACTGCTCCTGGCAGGCGACCTCGCCGAGGCCGGGCTCGACGTCACCATCCTCGAACGGCGGCCGCGCGGATTGTCGAACCTCTCGCGCGCCTTCGGCGTTCACGCGCGCACCATGGAGATGCTCGACATGCGCGATCTGGCCGAACGCCTGCTCTCCAAGGATTCCTACAAGATGGACAGGATCGCCGCGTTCGGCAACGCCGCGCTCGACTTGTCCGGGCTGCCCACCGCCTACCCTTACCTTCTGTTGTGCTCCCAGACCAACGTGGAGCGGGTTCTGCTTGAGCGGCTTGAGGAACTCGGCGTGGAGCTACGCCATGACACCAAGGTCACCGGGCTCGACCAGGACGCCGAAGGTGTGTCGGTGACCGCCGCCGGACCCAGCGGCGAGATCGTCCAGCTCCGTGCCGACTATGTCGTCGGCTGCGACGGCGTCCACTCCACCGTCCGCGGCCTGCTCGGCGTTCCCTTTCCCGGCGGTCCGGTCCTGAAGTCGATCATGCTCGCTGACGTGGAGCTGGCCGACCCGCCCGCTAAGCCCACCGTGCATACCAACCGCGACGGCTTCGCGTTCATCGCCCCATTCGGCGACGGCTACTGGCGCATCACCGCCTGGAACCGCCACGACCAGGTTGACGACCGCGCCCCGCTGAGCCTGGACCAGATCGCGGCCGCCACCCGACAGGCGCTTGGCACCGCCTATGAGATGCACTCGCCGCGCTGGATCTCCCGCTTCCACTCCGACGAGCGGCAGGTCCCGGACTATCGGATCGGCCACGTCTTCCTCGCTGGCGACGCCGCCCACTGCCACACCCCCGCCGGGGGGCAGGGCATGAACACCGGGCTCCAGGACGCGGCCAACCTCTCGTGGCGGCTCGCGTCCGTCGCCCGCGGCGCCGACCCCGGTCTGCTCGACGGCTATCACGCCGAGCGCCACCCGGTCGGCACCGACGTCGTGCGGTCCAGCGGCCGCATGGCAAGGATCGCCACCGTCCGCTCACGCCTAGCCGTGGCGCTGCGCGGCGTCGTCGCCCCGCTCGTGCTCGGCTCGGGCGCCATAGCCCGGAGGGCCACCTTGCAGATCTCGGGCCTCGGCATCGACTATGGTCGCCGCCCTGGTGAACCGGCGATCGTCGGCAGACGGGTCCCAGATCGGGTCCTCGGCGACGGCACCCGCCTCTACGAACGCCTGCGCGGCGGCAGGTTCGTCCTGCTCGGCGGCCCCGAACTTCCCGCTTGGAGCGACAAAGTCGTGTTCCTTCCGCACCCGGAGGCGAGGCCGGAGGCCGTCCTCGTCCGCCCCGACGGCCACGCAGCCTGGGCCGGGCAGCCCAAACCCGACACGCTGGTGTCGGTCCTGCGCGCCTGGCGTGGAGAGGCGGCCTCGCTGTTCTGAACGGCGGGCAGGGTCTAGTCTGCCGTGTCTGAAGTCTTTTTGCGGTTGGCTTTGGTGAGGATCTGGTCGGCGGTT is drawn from Micromonospora sp. Llam0 and contains these coding sequences:
- a CDS encoding MFS transporter, yielding MTSNRTTPAPTSTTAPPVRFHGWRIVGYASVALAMTAPGQTLAVSAFIDPMIADLGMTRSTVSTAYLVGTLAGAAALPGIGILIDRYGVRRCMAVIGAVFGTVLIALSLVTGIVGLTAGFVGIRLAGQGALGIAATTVTAHWFLRRRGTALAIVSAVGTTGISLAPLLLERLIALQGWRTAWLIEGLVVWAVVIPIALLGIRDRPADVGQFVDGQPPTRAGGDSGPVGVTRARALRTPYFWILAAAVATAGMLTTAVGFHQISLLTERGLSTTAAAANFLPQTVAGLAATLLVGPLVDGRHPRALLAIAMAGLGTALTWATLVTPGWSAIGFGVTIGAASAAIRTVETALTPRLFGTSHLGAIRGALTAINVGSTAFGPLLFALVHDATGSYQAALLGCAALPVAVGLTALTTPLPTPPANGDAPTPTHTDPHQQRPKRRMTPAGASPGSRSHEISTPPDGLRSPTKAAHAGKPWIRNHESVRSSYGRCR
- a CDS encoding TQO small subunit DoxD is translated as MRIAVGLLWIQNAGWKRPPHFGEGDSPTGLYLWTSYAVEFPVFPPYSWLVEHVVLPNFAPFGWLVLVTEASLGAFLLIGLATRFWALVGIAQTIAIMLSALNAPHEWVWSYLLMILVHATLFAAAAGRFAGVDGVLRPRWVTSPGRWARLLGRAS
- a CDS encoding ABC transporter permease; protein product: MTGRTVATRRLAGLLLVVVPLVWSWRQAVPAGTEVVNRGGLSLVGDLLAAALHPQLSVDFLAVVLDAAVVTLIFAALGTAGALVIGLPGGLVLSDAAWNGRPPPAARLLRLLVRGVLVAARSVHELVWALLLVSVLGLDPLAAVLAIAIPFGAQTAKVFAETFDGVPSGPLLALRNAGARPAPALAYGLFPAAAPLLLSYSFYRFECAIRSAVILGVVGVGGLGQELVVSLQSRNWDEVWTLVGVVLLLSAAADLWSTRLRRDRAVVTCSDWSAGLGSGRRGSARPARSRWARWSAAVVVPGLIVAWLASEVSLSGLTSPRTRELTGRLLDDMWPPALPPGGWPALGDAVPDTVAMAILAMAVAVVITMAAGPWAMRARHAAMDEHARPVRRLLRGALWWAARALLLVLRSVPPTVWAVIALLVFFPGVLPGALALGLYTGGILGRLVAEAWESVDTRPSHALRAIGTPGWLASVAAVVPPSAHHLATYTLYRFEVCIRETAVVGVVGAAGLGRLLAENLAAFRFPAVTTLLIVSFALSVASELFGRRLRRALRAS
- a CDS encoding phosphonate ABC transporter ATP-binding protein — encoded protein: MTMPPPVVVLRGAGRRFASHDAVADIDLTVRAGERLAILGASGAGKSTLLSLLNGSIPATSGEVEVLDTRLAGVPPARLRSVQRRIGTVSQRLDLVDQVRVLHNVNGGRLGRWSSLRALAALAWPRADAAALQALDRVGLSWAVHERTERLSGGERQRVAVARLLLQEPELVVADEPVSSLDPTLAAGILGLLCAPDRPVTLVVSLHQPELARRHCTRAVGLRGGRLVFDLPTDRLDDRVLDDLYTLT
- a CDS encoding putative selenate ABC transporter substrate-binding protein; translation: MPAVDRRSLFVGSAGLLLLAACGDGGGEQPGGEAAAGPLNISAIPDQDPELLNRLYPSLAERFASATGHTVVYRPVTDYTAVVRAFEVGDIHLAWMGGLTGVQARNRVDGATAIAQRDIDQDFHSLFIATTASGLAPFEDVAGLRALAGHTLTFGSETSTSGRLMPQHFMREGGLDQAELKGKPGFSGSHDATIEAVASGSFEVGTVNEQVWKATNEAGEVDLGDVVVLWRTPGYADYHWLARPDLDAQFGTGTTQSITDMLLGLDVSEPEDADILRLFGAESFVATTDANYDQIESVARELGLLA
- a CDS encoding radical SAM protein; its protein translation is MDGGDMDCGSGLLLLITRAMRRLEPGQLLGVRSAEPSVVVDLPVWAELVGHDVDAQVSETPDGPWWFAVRKAGSAAASATTFSQGERTPVGRRLWAYTNFDCNLACAYCCAESSPRAAARRLEPDVARDVFAEFRSLGGRELLLTGGEPFMHPELGELVDAAAGLERTILTNAMIFGRGRRRELLESLDRSVTMQVSLDSATPDLHDRQRAAGSWARALDGIGLASTLGFRVRVAATLYEEDAAGVAALHRRLDAEGIARDDRLIRPVAREGFADTGVHVSIDTLEPEPTITADGAWWHPVAVTNSHMRIADAPLPLTEVFGVVRDTLAVQDAAARSGREVFRCA
- a CDS encoding trans-aconitate 2-methyltransferase, with the translated sequence MSEPARPADPNSRRDYWEGVHESKDVDAVSWWQSVPELSLGLVDTAGVGHDDPIIDVGAGWSTLVDYLVDRQYRDLTAIDLSATALNTVRDRLGSAGDHVVLQVADVLDLHPNRTYALWHDRAVFHFLIEPEERADYLSSLERCLDPGGRVIVATFGPDGPKTCSGLPIVRYTHQELAAQFPTYELLATSGEDHVTPWGSIQQFTAVLLCRPQ
- a CDS encoding MarR family winged helix-turn-helix transcriptional regulator, with protein sequence MEKPSVLDERERRTWEAFVTMRRDLEAALAYGLARDGLSVSDFEVLARLSQAPAGRMRARDLAEAIGWDKARLSKHVTRMSTRGLVERREAASDGRGQVVALTERGERVMAAAVPNHVATVRRHFFDLIEPEELDALDRVMTKVNARAAGHR
- a CDS encoding DoxX family protein, which translates into the protein MNIALWAVAGLLSFLFAAAGLVKLARPKPALGTQNGMGWVKDHHAATVKAIGAFEVAAATGLVLPALLGIAPVLTAWAAAGLALLMAGAIAVHLRRGETRFIVVNAVLLCLAAFVAWGRFGPHSF
- a CDS encoding FAD-dependent oxidoreductase, whose product is MTSIIVVGAGPTGLLLAGDLAEAGLDVTILERRPRGLSNLSRAFGVHARTMEMLDMRDLAERLLSKDSYKMDRIAAFGNAALDLSGLPTAYPYLLLCSQTNVERVLLERLEELGVELRHDTKVTGLDQDAEGVSVTAAGPSGEIVQLRADYVVGCDGVHSTVRGLLGVPFPGGPVLKSIMLADVELADPPAKPTVHTNRDGFAFIAPFGDGYWRITAWNRHDQVDDRAPLSLDQIAAATRQALGTAYEMHSPRWISRFHSDERQVPDYRIGHVFLAGDAAHCHTPAGGQGMNTGLQDAANLSWRLASVARGADPGLLDGYHAERHPVGTDVVRSSGRMARIATVRSRLAVALRGVVAPLVLGSGAIARRATLQISGLGIDYGRRPGEPAIVGRRVPDRVLGDGTRLYERLRGGRFVLLGGPELPAWSDKVVFLPHPEARPEAVLVRPDGHAAWAGQPKPDTLVSVLRAWRGEAASLF